From a region of the Trichoderma atroviride chromosome 6, complete sequence genome:
- a CDS encoding uncharacterized protein (EggNog:ENOG41~TransMembrane:1 (i48-69o)) translates to MAPTGYTDGDGHLEAGLLKSTQGEKQTGYQDYSPLALKTKTRSNKMIYFRRALLVIVMGFVLGLGVATARPSLMNCQRHSDNSNMDLAKAHSSNGELAEALQKASPDLLHRLLHAYLPERYQHGVFATDKDAIDAISERDPSVASAIVQIAKRQDNGPSNSNSTTAAPTSTAPSSTAVQSSTDVQSSTASSAESTTASETSSSDSSSSTAESTTADSSSSSAPASTTAESTTASEQSTTAAPSSTPSSAPASTTSSASSTSEESVTQGPSSTEASETPQSTITSGSKTTSAPVAHTFTRTLPDGGTTTLTSTSWVAVLPTSHADGSKNPDLQNAASHPRGEMMMPAAIGLLVGAVLLA, encoded by the exons ATGGCTCCCACCGGTTACACCGACGGTGATGGCCACCTAGAGGCTGGACTACTCAAGAGCACCCAAGGAGAGAAGCAGACCGGATACCAGGACTATTCGCCACTTGCGTTGAAGACCAAGACCAGGAGCAACAAGATGATTTACTTTAGGCGGGCGctgctcgtcatcgtcatgggCTTCGTCCTCGGCTTGGGCGTTGCCACTGCCCGGCCGAGCTTGATGAACTGCCAGAGACACAGCGACAACTCCAATATGGACTTGGCCAAGGCTCACAGCTCCAATGGGGAGCTCGCCGAGGCACTTCAGAAGGCCTCTCCTGATCTGCTTCACCGGCTGCTCCATGCCTATCTCCCTGAGAGATATCAGCATGGAGTGTTTGCCACTGATAAGGATGCCATCGATGCCATTAGCGAGAGGGATCCTTCTGTGGCCTCGGCCATCGTTCAGATTGCCAAGAGACAGGACAATGGACCGAGCAACAGCAACTCTACTACGGCTGCTCCGACCAGCACGGCTCCCTCGAGCACAGCTGTGCAGTCATCAACGGACGTACAATCTTCAACTGCTAGCAGCGCTGAATCGACCACTGCTTCTGAAACTAGTTCAA GCGACTCGTCTAGCTCTACTGCCGAGTCCACTACCGCAgattcgtcttcgtcctctgcTCCTGCGTCCACCACCGCAGAATCAACCACTGCTTCGGAACAATCCACCACCGCAGCACCCTCCAGCACCCCAAGCTCGGCCCCTGCTTCGACtacttcttctgcttcttcaacctcTG AAGAATCCGTAACCCAAGGCCCATCCTCGACTGAGGCCAGCGAAACTCCGCAATCAACCATCACATCGGGCTCCAAGACCACGTCTGCTCCCGTTGCCCACACCTTCACCAGGACACTTCCCGATGGAGGCACCACTACCCTCACTTCCACTTCCTGGGTGGCCGTCTTGCCCACCAGCCATGCCGACGGCTCAAAGAATCCTGACCTTCAGAACGCCGCGTCTCACCCTCGTggcgagatgatgatgcccgCTGCCATCGGTCTTTTGGTCGGAGCTGTTCTGCTGGCATAA
- a CDS encoding uncharacterized protein (EggNog:ENOG41~TransMembrane:10 (i119-138o150-173i194-218o238-257i269-294o352-374i394-415o509-530i542-562o568-584i)), producing the protein MPFQSQSRDSLELASLASSSVAHDGAASEVSSRPSISSSRRLSMVEEEDPLNDNNPAAGGRLGRSYSVSSAFDFAGNLFPLSSTAGAGGYAPIGAPTSAGGPNGGLGGGSLEKLKTLTFLNGLSLIIGLIIGSGIFSSPSQVSSKLGSPGAALIVWVVAGILAWTGGASYAELGGAIPLNGGSQVYLAKTFNELSGFLFSWVALLVLKPGSAAIIAIIMGEYFVRAIIGAEAETINPWINKAVALVGIFIVTFLNCVSTRVGTRVNDVLMFLKFVALIAVTVIGIVVAITGYSYKGEASTEWKTNDWFEGTSSDPSNWAIALYAGLWAYDGWDNTNYVVGEFRNPSRDLPRVIHSAMPLVILSYVLANVSYFLVLPLASINASNTVAVMFGSKVFGPAGALIFALIVSASCFGALNSSTFTASRLIYVAGKEGYIPDLFGRLGFGTSGGQNDHGLSTQRSRSWVSKKFRSCFGDEDTGLFFTPVNALLLNAVLTCGYCMAGEFSTLVTFYGVAGYTFYFVTVLGLIVLRVKEPHLERPYKTWIATPIIFCCVSLFLLSRAVFAKPLQTLIVVAFVMAGIPVYYWRIRGER; encoded by the exons ATGCCCTTCCAGTCGCAGTCTCGAGACTCCCTCGAGCTCGCTTCgctggccagctccagcgtcgCCCACGATGGCGCCGCCTCGGAAGTGTCTTCGCGCCCCAGCATCTCGTCCTCGCGGCGCCTGTCCatggtggaggaagaggacccCTTGAACGACAACAACCCGGCGGCGGGGGGCAGGCTGGGCCGCTCGTACTCTGTGTCGTCGGCGTTTGACTTTGCGGGCAACCTGTTCCCGCTGAGCTCGaccgctggcgctggcggataCGCACCCATTGGCGCGCCGACGTCTGCAGGGGGGCCGAACGGCGGGCTGGGCGGGGGatcgctggagaagctcaagacgcTGACGTTTCTGAACGGGCTGTCCCTGATCATCGGGCTGATTATCGGGTCTGGCATCTTCTCGTCGCCCAGCCAGGTGAGCTCGAAGCTCGGATCCCCTGGCGCGGCTCTCATCGTGTGGGTGGTGGCGGGCATTCTCGCTTGGACGGGCGGCGCCTCGTATGCCGAGCTGGGAGGCGCAATTCCCCTCAACGGCGGTTCCCAAGTCTATCTTGCCAAAACGTTCAACGAGCTCTCTGGGTTCCTCTTTTCGTGGGTGGCCCTGCTGGTGCTCAAGCCCGGGAgtgctgccatcatcgccatcatcatgggcGAGTATTTCGTCAGGGCCATTAttggcgccgaggccgagacgATCAATCCGTGGATAAACAAGGCCGTTGCGCTGGTGGGAATCTTTATCGTGACGTTTCTCAACTGCGTGTCCACGAGGGTGGGCACCCGAGTCAATGACGTTCTCATGTTTCTCAAGTTTGTGGCCCTGATTGCCGTTACCGTGATTGGCATTGTGGTGGCCATCACGGGCTATTCATACAAGGGGGAGGCGAGCACCGAGTGGAAAACGAACGATTGGTTCGAGGGGACGTCGTCAGATCCGTCAAACTGGGCGATTGCTCTGTATGCTGGACTTTGGGCTTATGACGGATGGGATAAC ACAAACTACGTGGTGGGCGAATTTCGCAATCCCTCCAGGGATCTTCCTCGCGTCATTCACTCGGCTATGCCTTTGGTTATCCTTTCTTACGTCCTTGCCAACGTGTCCTACTTTCTCGTTCTCCCCTTGGCTTCAATCAACGCTTCAAACACCGTTGCCGTCATGTTTGGATCCAAAGTCTTTGGACCCGCAGGCGCTCTCATTTTCGCCCTCATTGTCAGCGCAAGCTGCTTTGGCGCTCTCAACTCATCTACTTTTACAGCCAGCCGCCTCATTTACGTTGCCGGCAAGGAAGGCTACATCCCCGATCTCTTTGGGCGCTTGGGTTTCGGTACCAGTGGCGGCCAAAACGACCACGGCCTGTCGACACAGCGCTCTCGCAGCTGGGTCTCCAAGAAGTTCCGCAGCTGCTTTGGCGACGAAGATACTGGGCTCTTCTTCACGCCCGTCAacgccctcctcctcaatgCCGTGCTTACCTGTGGTTATTGCATGGCAGGCGAGTTCAGCACACTTGTCACATTTTACGGCGTAGCCGGCTACACATTTTATTTTGTCACTGTTCTTGGCCTCATCGTGCTGCGAGTCAAGGAACCGCACCTGGAGCGACCCTATAAGACGTGGATCGCCACGCCCATTATCTTTTGCTGCGTCAGTCTCTTTTTGCTGAGCAGAGCTGTGTTTGCGAAGCCCCTGCAGACGCTGATTGTGGTGGCGTTTGTCATGGCAGGTATACCCGTGTATTACTGGCGGATAAGGGGGGAGAGATAG
- a CDS encoding uncharacterized protein (EggNog:ENOG41~TransMembrane:1 (i48-69o)) — protein sequence MAPTGYTDGDGHLEAGLLKSTQGEKQTGYQDYSPLALKTKTRSNKMIYFRRALLVIVMGFVLGLGVATARPSLMNCQRHSDNSNMDLAKAHSSNGELAEALQKASPDLLHRLLHAYLPERYQHGVFATDKDAIDAISERDPSVASAIVQIAKRQDNGPSNSNSTTAAPTSTAPSSTAVQSSTDVQSSTASSAESTTASETSSSDSSSSTAESTTADSSSSSAPASTTAESTTASEQSTTAAPSSTPSSAPASTTSSASSTSGTSTTEEETTTAASSSPTTAPASTTSSGRLSLGITSSVASSEATTTFDSSSPSSSSSSFPTSTSPNSATAAETTTGMSDFRTVALTLSRWAFQRW from the exons ATGGCTCCCACCGGTTACACCGACGGTGATGGCCACCTAGAGGCTGGACTACTCAAGAGCACCCAAGGAGAGAAGCAGACCGGATACCAGGACTATTCGCCACTTGCGTTGAAGACCAAGACCAGGAGCAACAAGATGATTTACTTTAGGCGGGCGctgctcgtcatcgtcatgggCTTCGTCCTCGGCTTGGGCGTTGCCACTGCCCGGCCGAGCTTGATGAACTGCCAGAGACACAGCGACAACTCCAATATGGACTTGGCCAAGGCTCACAGCTCCAATGGGGAGCTCGCCGAGGCACTTCAGAAGGCCTCTCCTGATCTGCTTCACCGGCTGCTCCATGCCTATCTCCCTGAGAGATATCAGCATGGAGTGTTTGCCACTGATAAGGATGCCATCGATGCCATTAGCGAGAGGGATCCTTCTGTGGCCTCGGCCATCGTTCAGATTGCCAAGAGACAGGACAATGGACCGAGCAACAGCAACTCTACTACGGCTGCTCCGACCAGCACGGCTCCCTCGAGCACAGCTGTGCAGTCATCAACGGACGTACAATCTTCAACTGCTAGCAGCGCTGAATCGACCACTGCTTCTGAAACTAGTTCAA GCGACTCGTCTAGCTCTACTGCCGAGTCCACTACCGCAgattcgtcttcgtcctctgcTCCTGCGTCCACCACCGCAGAATCAACCACTGCTTCGGAACAATCCACCACCGCAGCACCCTCCAGCACCCCAAGCTCGGCCCCTGCTTCGACtacttcttctgcttcttcaacctcTGGTACGTCCACCACGGAAGAAGAGACCACTACGGctgcttcctcctctcccacTACTGCTCCGGCGTCCACCACCTCTTCTGGTAGGTTGTCGTTAGGCATTACTTCGTCCGTTGCCTCGTCTGAGGCAACAACTACCTTTGATTCTTCATccccttcctcttcatcctcttcctttcctaCCTCGACCTCACCGAACtcggcgacggcggcagAAACCACTACTGGTATGTCAGATTTTCGCACTGTCGCTTTGACATTGTCGAGATGGGCGTTTCAGCGTTGGTAG